A single Nostoc sp. PCC 7107 DNA region contains:
- a CDS encoding ParM/StbA family protein yields the protein MTDQPSAATPMNAAAIPLNRVSASTPINTATTAKTNGGSGKSILSVDLGRTSTKTSVSREPGNVIFIPANVKQMSMEEVRGGIFEARATDPLMDLWMEYQGSGFAIGQLAADFGANLGVGKSKVEDALAKVLACAGYFKLKDEISIVLGLPFLSLEQFEKEKAQIISQLTGPHIMNFRGETVSLNINKVWVMPEGYGSLLWCEAQPKKSASSPDFTKVSAAIVDIGHQTIDLLMVDNFRFARGASKSEDFGMSKFYEMVAKEIEGADSQSLALISAVNKPKGERFYRPKGSSKPANLDDFLPNLIEMFSRDICSRVLAWLPERVTDVIITGGGGEFFWEDVQRLLKDAKINAHLAAPSRQANALGQYIYGEAQLSAVRAARS from the coding sequence ATGACAGACCAACCTTCCGCCGCTACCCCAATGAATGCTGCTGCTATCCCTCTCAACAGGGTTTCAGCATCTACCCCAATTAATACTGCTACTACCGCTAAAACAAATGGCGGTTCTGGCAAATCGATTCTCAGTGTGGACTTAGGCAGAACTTCTACCAAGACTTCTGTTAGCCGCGAACCCGGTAATGTGATTTTCATCCCCGCCAATGTCAAACAAATGTCAATGGAGGAAGTCCGGGGGGGTATTTTTGAAGCCCGTGCAACAGATCCTTTAATGGATTTGTGGATGGAATATCAAGGCAGTGGCTTTGCCATCGGTCAACTAGCCGCCGACTTTGGCGCAAATCTCGGAGTCGGTAAATCTAAGGTAGAAGATGCACTGGCTAAAGTTTTGGCTTGTGCTGGCTATTTCAAGCTCAAAGACGAAATTTCTATCGTGTTGGGTTTACCCTTCCTCTCTTTAGAGCAGTTTGAAAAAGAAAAGGCTCAGATCATCAGTCAGCTGACTGGCCCTCACATAATGAACTTTAGAGGTGAAACAGTCTCCCTCAACATCAACAAAGTTTGGGTCATGCCTGAAGGCTACGGTAGTCTTCTCTGGTGTGAAGCTCAACCTAAAAAAAGCGCTTCCAGCCCCGACTTTACCAAAGTATCGGCAGCCATTGTGGATATTGGCCATCAAACAATCGATTTGTTGATGGTAGATAATTTCCGCTTCGCACGAGGAGCTTCTAAGAGTGAAGACTTCGGGATGAGCAAATTCTACGAAATGGTAGCTAAAGAAATTGAGGGCGCAGACAGCCAATCTCTGGCACTCATTTCTGCTGTTAACAAACCCAAGGGAGAGCGTTTTTATCGTCCCAAAGGCTCTAGTAAGCCCGCTAACCTTGATGATTTCCTCCCCAACTTGATTGAAATGTTTTCTCGTGATATTTGCAGCCGTGTCCTCGCTTGGCTCCCTGAGCGTGTGACTGATGTGATTATCACTGGTGGCGGCGGCGAATTCTTCTGGGAAGATGTGCAACGTCTGTTAAAGGATGCCAAAATCAACGCTCATTTAGCTGCACCATCTCGCCAAGCTAACGCCTTGGGGCAGTATATTTATGGAGAGGCGCAATTATCCGCCGTTCGCGCTGCTAGGTCTTAA
- the rdgB gene encoding RdgB/HAM1 family non-canonical purine NTP pyrophosphatase — protein MTKLLVVATSNAGKLREMQAYLADSGWELTLKPEELEVEETGETFAANACLKASEVAKATGQWAIADDSGLEVDALNGVPGVYSARYGKTDAERISRLLTELGDESNRQAQFACAVAIARPDGEIVLQCEGICRGEILYAPRGDGGFGYDPVFYVREKQLTFAQMSPEVKKSVSHRGKAFAALIPQLSTILSAE, from the coding sequence ATGACTAAATTACTCGTAGTCGCTACAAGCAATGCAGGTAAGTTGCGGGAAATGCAAGCTTATCTGGCTGATTCTGGCTGGGAATTAACACTTAAACCAGAAGAACTAGAAGTTGAAGAAACAGGCGAAACCTTTGCAGCTAACGCTTGTTTAAAAGCCTCCGAAGTTGCTAAAGCTACAGGACAATGGGCGATCGCTGATGATTCTGGCTTAGAGGTAGACGCTTTGAATGGTGTACCAGGCGTATATTCGGCGCGTTATGGCAAAACCGACGCAGAGCGAATTTCGCGGTTATTAACAGAACTAGGTGATGAAAGTAACAGACAAGCACAATTTGCCTGTGCAGTTGCGATCGCCCGTCCTGATGGTGAAATAGTTTTACAATGCGAAGGGATTTGTCGTGGTGAAATTCTTTATGCACCCCGTGGTGATGGTGGTTTCGGCTATGATCCTGTGTTCTACGTTCGCGAAAAGCAATTAACCTTTGCCCAAATGTCCCCAGAGGTAAAAAAATCAGTTAGCCATCGTGGTAAAGCCTTTGCAGCGTTGATACCACAACTGAGTACAATACTGAGTGCTGAGTAA
- a CDS encoding tetratricopeptide repeat protein — translation MARVSYGEEVEARVRKLLERFLAYANDELEDSELYKIALNWETPQQVIVRTQLRVLAELSGFTQQQLKKQKTKDKADKAANNQAGEALKRLEDFLGILEDLREHKRGSEDWHFRLTLWHDKSHKEENLHKFDAEWQRRREELPGVQREKSKKTQPKPTRYENIPLSGVVEFVGRETELQKLHRFLQDNQQVAIAAIAGMGGVGKTELALQYANSHRVTYQGGICWLSALQDVGVQLVDFARNKLQLNIPDYSELAPRVQFCLTKWPEGEVLLVIDNVTNYRDEVRCYLDSVPARFKQLITTREKLQPPIVRLDLDVLTPLAAMQLLKSIIGRERLRREPLVARKLCKWLGYLPLGLELVGRYLLGDEELSLAEMLQDLEKERLKNLALVEVPQEMKTELGVAAAFELSWRRLRENAQHLGCVLSLFALAPIPWELVESITINNEVPNWKQTRRELLQLHLVQSKGEGIYQLHPLLREFFKDKLEGLEQKEEFKRSICKVMVAVAKNIPEIPILEQIAALSPAIPHISEVANHLIQYVSDEDLIWAFVGNARFYKGQGLYDKAAPWREQCLEITKKRLGEEHPDVATSLNNLADLYYSQGRYSEAEPLCIDALALTLKLLGEEHPDVANSLNNLAELYRSQDRYSEAEALHIQALALRRKLLGEEHPDVAQTLNNLAVLYRFQGRYSEAEALHIQALALRRKLLGEEHPDVLTSLNNLALLYYGQGKYSEAEPLYIQALKLRRKLLGDEHPDVANSLHNLAYLYRSQSRYSEAEHLCIQALALTRKLLGDEHRDVAQTLNNLAAVYDYQGRYSEAEPLYIQALKLRRKLLGDEHRDVAQSLNNLALLYNVQGRYSEAEPLYIQALALTRKLLGDEHSEVAACLYNLAYLYHDQGRYSEAEGLNIQALALRRKVLGEEHPDVAQSLNNLAALYRDQGRYSEAEPLYIQALDIFERRLGANHPNTVAVRKSLADLRDRPNSQQ, via the coding sequence ATGGCGCGTGTTAGCTATGGTGAAGAAGTTGAAGCGCGGGTAAGGAAACTTTTAGAAAGGTTTTTGGCTTATGCCAATGATGAGTTAGAAGACAGTGAACTTTATAAAATTGCTCTTAATTGGGAAACACCGCAGCAAGTAATAGTCAGAACACAGCTAAGAGTTTTGGCGGAACTTAGCGGTTTTACTCAACAGCAACTAAAAAAGCAAAAAACTAAAGATAAAGCTGACAAAGCAGCCAATAACCAAGCTGGAGAAGCATTAAAACGACTAGAAGACTTTCTAGGCATTCTCGAAGATTTGCGCGAACACAAGCGAGGCTCAGAAGATTGGCATTTTCGACTGACTCTTTGGCATGATAAAAGCCACAAAGAAGAGAATTTGCATAAATTTGATGCAGAATGGCAACGCCGACGAGAAGAATTACCCGGTGTGCAGCGTGAGAAAAGTAAAAAAACTCAACCCAAGCCTACCCGTTACGAAAATATTCCCTTGAGTGGTGTGGTGGAGTTTGTTGGACGTGAAACGGAATTGCAAAAACTCCATCGTTTCTTGCAGGATAATCAACAGGTAGCTATTGCAGCTATTGCAGGGATGGGTGGAGTCGGGAAAACAGAATTAGCTTTGCAATATGCCAATTCGCACCGCGTTACTTATCAAGGCGGAATTTGCTGGTTGTCTGCATTGCAGGATGTGGGAGTGCAACTGGTGGATTTTGCTCGTAATAAGCTGCAATTGAACATCCCAGATTATTCAGAGTTAGCTCCGAGAGTACAATTCTGTCTGACAAAATGGCCTGAAGGTGAGGTTTTACTGGTAATTGATAACGTCACTAACTATCGAGATGAAGTTCGGTGTTATTTAGATTCGGTTCCGGCTCGGTTTAAGCAGTTAATTACCACGCGGGAGAAATTACAACCGCCAATAGTGCGATTAGATTTAGATGTGCTGACACCACTCGCGGCGATGCAGTTATTAAAATCCATAATTGGTAGGGAACGACTGCGACGTGAGCCGTTAGTTGCGAGAAAGCTTTGTAAGTGGTTGGGATATTTGCCACTGGGGTTGGAATTAGTCGGGCGTTATTTGTTGGGTGATGAGGAATTATCTTTAGCAGAAATGCTGCAAGACTTGGAAAAAGAGCGTTTGAAAAATCTGGCTTTAGTTGAAGTTCCCCAAGAAATGAAGACTGAATTGGGTGTTGCTGCTGCTTTTGAGTTAAGTTGGCGACGGTTGCGAGAAAATGCCCAACATTTAGGCTGTGTTTTGAGTTTATTTGCCTTAGCTCCCATTCCTTGGGAATTGGTGGAGAGTATAACAATAAATAATGAGGTTCCAAATTGGAAACAAACCAGACGTGAGTTGTTACAGTTACATCTAGTTCAGTCCAAAGGTGAGGGAATTTATCAACTGCATCCTCTGTTGCGGGAGTTTTTTAAAGATAAGCTGGAAGGTTTAGAGCAGAAAGAGGAATTTAAGCGATCAATTTGCAAGGTAATGGTAGCAGTTGCTAAAAATATTCCTGAAATTCCCATCCTTGAGCAAATCGCCGCCTTGTCCCCCGCCATACCTCACATATCAGAAGTAGCGAATCATCTCATTCAATACGTTAGCGACGAAGATTTGATTTGGGCATTTGTTGGCAACGCTCGATTTTATAAAGGTCAGGGATTGTATGACAAAGCAGCACCTTGGCGTGAGCAGTGTCTAGAAATCACTAAAAAACGCTTGGGAGAAGAACATCCAGATGTCGCCACTAGCCTCAACAACCTTGCGGATCTCTATTACTCCCAAGGCAGATACAGCGAAGCAGAACCTCTTTGCATCGATGCTTTGGCACTTACGCTCAAGCTGCTGGGAGAAGAACATCCAGATGTCGCCAATAGCCTCAACAACCTAGCGGAACTCTACCGTTCCCAAGACAGATATAGCGAAGCCGAAGCCCTTCATATTCAAGCTTTGGCACTCAGGCGCAAGCTGCTAGGAGAAGAACATCCAGATGTCGCACAAACCCTAAACAACCTAGCGGTACTCTATCGTTTCCAAGGCAGATACAGCGAAGCCGAAGCCCTTCATATTCAAGCTTTGGCACTCAGGCGCAAGCTGCTGGGAGAAGAACATCCAGATGTCCTCACTAGCCTCAACAATCTAGCGTTACTCTACTATGGACAAGGAAAATACAGCGAAGCAGAACCCCTTTACATCCAAGCTTTAAAACTCAGGCGCAAGCTGCTGGGAGATGAACATCCAGATGTCGCCAATAGCCTCCACAACCTAGCGTATCTCTACCGTTCCCAGAGCAGATACAGCGAAGCTGAACACCTTTGCATTCAAGCTTTGGCACTCACGCGTAAGCTGCTGGGAGATGAACATCGAGATGTCGCACAAACCCTCAACAACTTAGCGGCAGTCTACGACTATCAAGGCAGATACAGCGAAGCAGAACCCCTTTACATCCAAGCTTTAAAACTCAGGCGCAAGCTGCTGGGAGATGAACATCGAGATGTCGCACAAAGCCTCAACAACCTAGCGTTACTCTACAATGTCCAAGGCAGATACAGCGAAGCAGAACCCCTTTACATCCAAGCTTTAGCACTCACGCGCAAGCTGCTGGGAGATGAACATTCGGAAGTTGCTGCTTGTCTCTACAACCTAGCGTATCTCTACCATGACCAAGGCAGATACAGCGAAGCCGAAGGCCTTAACATTCAAGCTTTGGCACTTAGGCGCAAGGTTCTAGGAGAAGAACATCCAGATGTTGCACAAAGTCTCAATAACCTAGCGGCACTCTACCGCGATCAAGGCAGATACAGTGAAGCCGAACCCCTTTACATACAAGCATTAGATATTTTTGAGCGTCGATTAGGCGCAAATCATCCTAATACCGTTGCTGTGCGTAAAAGTTTAGCAGATTTGCGCGATCGCCCCAACTCACAACAGTAA
- a CDS encoding Gfo/Idh/MocA family protein: MQNSMSVAESNSYTQRNQPRPIRVGVIGVGNMGQHHARVLSSMKDVELIGVADINVERGLETASKYKVRFFEDYCDLLPHVEAVCIAVPTRLHYAVGINCLLAGIHVLIEKPIAASISEAESLVNAAAESGCILQVGHIERFNPAFRELSKVLKTEELLALEAHRMSPYSDRANDVSVVLDLMIHDIDLMLELAASPVVKLTASGTRALDSGYLDYVTATLGFANGIVATLTASKVTHKKIRRIVAHCKNSFTEADFLKNEILVHRQTTTNLTDNRQLLYRQDGLIEKVYTTNIQPLSAELEHFVYCVHGGNQPSVGGEQALKALRLASLIEQMALEERVFNPLDWESDSRVQSLTSTI, translated from the coding sequence GTGCAAAATAGCATGTCAGTGGCAGAATCAAATTCATACACACAGCGCAATCAACCAAGACCGATTCGCGTAGGCGTAATCGGGGTGGGTAACATGGGACAACATCATGCCCGCGTATTGAGTTCAATGAAAGATGTTGAACTAATCGGTGTGGCAGATATCAATGTTGAACGAGGCTTAGAAACCGCCAGCAAATACAAGGTGCGTTTTTTTGAAGATTATTGTGACTTGCTACCCCATGTGGAAGCAGTGTGCATCGCCGTACCTACTCGCCTGCATTATGCTGTCGGCATTAATTGTCTATTAGCTGGAATTCACGTTTTAATTGAAAAGCCGATCGCTGCTAGTATTTCCGAAGCAGAATCTCTAGTCAATGCCGCGGCTGAATCTGGGTGCATTTTGCAAGTAGGTCACATTGAGCGCTTTAATCCGGCATTTCGGGAACTGAGTAAAGTCCTGAAAACTGAAGAATTGCTGGCGCTGGAAGCTCACCGGATGAGTCCTTACTCAGATCGGGCTAATGATGTTTCCGTCGTATTGGATTTAATGATCCACGACATTGACTTAATGCTAGAATTAGCTGCCTCCCCAGTTGTCAAACTGACAGCAAGCGGTACGCGTGCTTTAGACTCTGGTTATTTAGATTACGTGACAGCCACCTTGGGATTTGCCAATGGCATTGTTGCTACTCTCACAGCCAGCAAAGTCACTCACAAAAAAATTCGGCGCATTGTTGCCCATTGCAAAAACTCCTTCACAGAAGCAGACTTTCTCAAGAACGAAATTCTGGTTCATCGACAAACAACCACCAATTTAACTGACAATCGTCAGTTACTTTACAGACAAGATGGTTTGATTGAAAAAGTCTACACCACCAATATTCAACCCCTAAGCGCAGAGTTAGAGCATTTTGTCTATTGTGTCCACGGTGGAAATCAACCTTCCGTCGGTGGAGAACAAGCTCTCAAAGCCCTCAGATTAGCCAGTTTAATTGAGCAAATGGCTTTAGAAGAGAGAGTTTTTAACCCATTAGATTGGGAATCTGATTCCAGAGTCCAATCTTTAACTTCCACAATTTAA
- a CDS encoding phosphoglucomutase/phosphomannomutase family protein → MPVVANAIKFGTDGWRGVIGEEFTFERLALVAPVAAKVLYDNYFSTVGSRTIIVGYDRRFMAEDFARAVADAVTAVGFDVLLSESFAPTPAFSWAAKQLNALGALVITASHNPGSYLGLKVKGYFGGSVSPEVTKDIEASLSQGVEKAATPGKLEKFDPWPSYTAGLQGKVDIAKIREAIASGKLTVFADVMHGAAAGGLARLLGDQVKEINSNRDPLFGGGAPEPLPKYLSGLFEVIKSHKQTNQSGLTVGLVFDGDCDRIAAVDQDANFLSSQILIPILIDHLTLRRGFTGEIIKTVSGSDLIPLVAALHNLSLFETPVGYKYIADRMLVSQVLLGGEESGGIGYGSHIPERDALLSALYVLEAVVESGQDLGEYYSYLQQQVGFNSAYDRIDLPLASMEVRSRLLQQLQTQPLTEIAGKAVIDCQTIDGYKFRLADKSWLMIRFSGTEPVLRLYCEAATIEQVHQTLDWARQWAG, encoded by the coding sequence ATGCCAGTTGTAGCTAACGCAATCAAATTTGGTACAGATGGCTGGCGAGGCGTAATTGGTGAAGAATTCACCTTTGAACGTCTTGCTCTGGTAGCGCCAGTAGCCGCTAAAGTCTTATATGATAATTATTTCTCTACAGTTGGTAGCCGGACTATCATAGTCGGTTATGATCGCCGATTTATGGCGGAAGACTTCGCTCGTGCTGTTGCTGATGCTGTTACCGCCGTCGGATTTGATGTTTTGCTGAGTGAATCATTCGCCCCAACTCCGGCTTTTAGCTGGGCTGCTAAACAACTCAATGCGTTGGGGGCGTTAGTAATTACAGCTAGTCATAATCCTGGCTCATATTTAGGGTTAAAAGTCAAGGGATATTTTGGTGGTTCGGTATCACCAGAAGTTACCAAAGATATTGAAGCATCATTATCGCAAGGAGTCGAAAAAGCAGCTACTCCTGGGAAGTTAGAGAAGTTTGACCCCTGGCCTAGTTACACCGCAGGACTACAAGGTAAAGTTGATATTGCCAAAATCCGAGAAGCGATCGCCTCTGGTAAGCTGACAGTATTCGCTGATGTGATGCACGGTGCAGCAGCAGGCGGACTAGCAAGATTATTAGGTGATCAAGTTAAGGAAATCAACAGCAACCGTGACCCGCTATTTGGTGGCGGTGCGCCGGAACCATTACCAAAATATCTTTCTGGCTTATTTGAAGTTATTAAAAGTCACAAACAAACCAATCAATCTGGTTTAACTGTTGGTTTAGTATTTGATGGAGACTGCGATCGCATTGCAGCAGTAGATCAAGACGCTAACTTCTTAAGTTCGCAGATATTAATCCCCATATTAATTGACCACTTAACTTTGCGACGTGGTTTTACGGGTGAAATCATCAAAACAGTCAGTGGTTCTGATTTGATTCCTCTTGTAGCAGCACTCCACAATTTGTCATTGTTTGAAACACCAGTCGGTTACAAATATATTGCTGATAGAATGTTAGTCTCCCAAGTATTACTGGGTGGCGAAGAATCTGGTGGTATCGGCTATGGAAGCCACATTCCCGAACGGGATGCGCTACTTTCTGCATTGTATGTATTAGAAGCAGTTGTCGAATCTGGGCAAGATTTGGGCGAATATTATTCCTACTTGCAACAACAAGTAGGCTTTAACTCTGCATACGATCGCATTGATTTACCCTTAGCTAGTATGGAAGTGCGATCGCGTCTTTTACAACAACTGCAAACCCAACCCTTAACAGAAATTGCGGGTAAAGCAGTTATTGATTGTCAAACAATCGACGGTTATAAATTCCGCCTCGCAGACAAAAGTTGGTTAATGATTCGTTTCAGCGGTACTGAACCAGTTTTGCGCCTCTACTGCGAAGCCGCAACAATCGAACAAGTACATCAAACCCTTGATTGGGCGAGACAGTGGGCAGGATAA
- a CDS encoding CRR6 family NdhI maturation factor, which translates to MTIAIALNTDSINTLDLSPALTVIEPLLQEGVAAYEQQLSFDIDYPLEAGDPRELSEIPELRLWFIRLDAKYPWLPFLLDWKAGELARYTAMLVPHQFSTKEGIQYNPEALEIFLMHKIFVLTNWLKQQEIPSSARLKSMAQTLGYELDDGFFEMF; encoded by the coding sequence ATGACTATTGCGATCGCACTCAATACAGACTCGATTAACACCTTAGATTTATCCCCCGCTTTAACAGTAATTGAACCACTGCTGCAAGAGGGAGTCGCTGCCTATGAACAGCAATTAAGCTTTGATATTGATTATCCTCTCGAAGCTGGAGATCCCCGCGAACTTTCCGAAATTCCAGAGTTGCGGCTGTGGTTTATTCGCCTAGATGCTAAATATCCCTGGCTACCTTTTTTACTAGATTGGAAAGCCGGAGAATTAGCCCGTTACACCGCCATGCTTGTACCACACCAATTTAGTACTAAAGAAGGCATTCAATATAATCCTGAAGCATTAGAAATATTTTTAATGCACAAAATATTTGTTTTAACTAATTGGTTAAAACAACAAGAAATACCCAGTTCAGCGCGGCTCAAATCTATGGCGCAAACTCTGGGTTATGAATTAGATGATGGTTTTTTTGAGATGTTTTAA
- a CDS encoding PIN domain-containing protein, translated as MIAVDTNILVRYLTKDDEKQWQQASEIIESGEQCFVANIVLCELVWVLRGKPYQFSREEISNAINLMLQSSTFEFENRSVIYQALQRFQQGKADFSDYLIGAIAQNFGCSFTVTFDRKLKNEKGFDVFE; from the coding sequence GTGATTGCAGTTGATACAAATATTTTAGTGCGCTATTTAACAAAGGATGATGAAAAGCAATGGCAACAGGCTAGTGAAATTATCGAAAGCGGAGAGCAATGTTTTGTAGCGAATATAGTTCTTTGTGAATTGGTTTGGGTTTTACGAGGAAAGCCTTATCAATTTAGTAGAGAAGAAATTAGCAATGCTATAAATTTGATGTTGCAATCTTCGACGTTTGAGTTTGAAAATCGCTCTGTAATTTATCAAGCATTGCAGCGATTTCAACAAGGAAAGGCTGATTTTTCTGATTATTTAATTGGTGCGATCGCTCAAAATTTTGGTTGTAGTTTTACAGTAACTTTTGACAGAAAATTGAAAAATGAGAAGGGGTTTGATGTTTTTGAGTAA
- a CDS encoding DedA family protein, whose protein sequence is MLEWITNTISSLGYVGIALLMFVENLFPPIPSELIMPLAGFTARANPDKLNFFGVFFAGVVGSVAGALVWYYPGKFLGEQRLKRWADQYGKWLTISSKDITKAKHWFDSQGSKAVLIGRLVPGIRTLISVPAGISNMPLLPFLFYTTLGSAAWVGLLTYSGYVLGSQYELVDKYLAPVSKIVLGSLVLAFVVWILKRRRKKTRH, encoded by the coding sequence ATGCTCGAATGGATTACTAATACTATCAGTTCCTTGGGTTACGTAGGCATTGCGTTGTTAATGTTCGTAGAGAACTTATTTCCCCCGATTCCCTCAGAATTGATTATGCCCCTGGCGGGATTTACCGCTAGAGCAAATCCCGACAAGTTAAATTTTTTTGGGGTCTTTTTTGCCGGAGTTGTCGGTTCTGTAGCTGGCGCACTTGTATGGTACTATCCTGGTAAGTTTTTGGGCGAACAGCGCTTAAAAAGGTGGGCTGATCAGTACGGCAAGTGGTTAACCATATCCAGCAAAGATATTACCAAAGCAAAGCACTGGTTTGATTCTCAAGGTAGCAAAGCAGTGTTAATTGGTCGTCTTGTACCGGGAATCCGTACTTTGATTTCCGTACCGGCAGGCATTAGCAATATGCCTTTGCTACCATTTTTATTTTATACAACCTTGGGTAGTGCTGCCTGGGTAGGTTTGTTAACATACTCAGGATACGTGTTGGGTAGCCAGTATGAACTTGTGGACAAGTACCTTGCGCCAGTATCAAAAATTGTGCTTGGGAGCTTGGTTTTGGCATTTGTGGTCTGGATACTCAAGCGTAGGCGAAAAAAGACTAGACACTAA
- a CDS encoding AbrB/MazE/SpoVT family DNA-binding domain-containing protein: MVSTIITTTGQVTIPKEIRNYLNLDAGSKVDFVIDENGAVKLIPLNVPVQTLSGILHRPGTKSATLEEMETAIQEGASDCS, encoded by the coding sequence ATGGTTAGCACTATCATCACCACTACAGGACAAGTAACTATTCCTAAAGAAATTAGGAATTATCTTAATCTTGATGCAGGCAGTAAAGTTGATTTTGTTATTGATGAAAATGGTGCAGTCAAGTTAATTCCACTCAATGTTCCTGTGCAAACTTTATCTGGAATTTTACATCGTCCGGGAACCAAAAGTGCAACTTTAGAAGAAATGGAAACAGCAATTCAAGAAGGTGCCAGTGATTGCAGTTGA
- a CDS encoding Yae1 family protein, which produces MTRFIHDQFAKDYLEELLKTYGTVEAPRRVAGEVREIDVLFSPAIQQNSNLELLGLLGKFATTPALFEPFRNAASKEEICDCLLKLLEVRGEIQREANRNKTPIQESQIPKLWILTPTASTSLLSGFGATQQLEWLTGVHFFPEYLRTAIVAIHQLPRTQETLWLRILGRGKVQKQAIDELETLPSNHPFRRATLELLYNLQQNLVISPTPEEDDRELIMRLTPLYQQDKEQVRQEGRQEGRQEGRQEGIKQGERLVVENLLQVRFGSVDDDLQAIIEQILALPPAEFTPLLMQLSREELIARFSR; this is translated from the coding sequence ATGACTCGATTTATTCATGACCAATTTGCCAAAGACTATCTAGAAGAACTCCTGAAAACTTATGGGACAGTAGAAGCACCCCGGAGAGTAGCTGGAGAAGTTCGAGAAATTGATGTTTTGTTTTCTCCAGCAATACAACAGAACTCAAACTTAGAATTACTGGGACTATTAGGAAAATTTGCTACTACTCCTGCTCTTTTTGAACCTTTTCGTAATGCAGCATCAAAAGAAGAAATTTGTGATTGCCTTTTGAAACTACTAGAAGTGAGAGGAGAAATCCAAAGAGAAGCAAACCGCAATAAAACCCCAATTCAAGAATCGCAAATTCCCAAATTATGGATTCTTACACCAACAGCATCTACATCACTACTATCAGGCTTTGGTGCTACTCAACAATTAGAATGGTTGACAGGAGTACATTTTTTCCCAGAGTATTTGCGAACAGCGATTGTTGCTATTCATCAATTACCACGTACTCAAGAAACTCTATGGTTAAGGATTCTTGGTCGAGGAAAAGTGCAGAAACAAGCAATTGATGAATTAGAAACGCTACCATCAAATCATCCATTTCGTAGAGCAACGTTAGAATTGCTGTATAACTTGCAGCAAAACTTGGTAATATCCCCCACTCCAGAAGAAGATGATAGGGAATTAATTATGCGACTGACACCGTTGTATCAACAAGATAAAGAACAAGTTAGACAAGAAGGCCGACAAGAAGGCCGACAAGAAGGCCGACAAGAGGGAATTAAACAAGGAGAACGCCTTGTTGTAGAAAATTTACTACAAGTGCGCTTTGGCTCAGTAGACGATGATTTGCAAGCAATTATTGAACAAATATTAGCGCTACCACCAGCCGAATTCACTCCTTTACTTATGCAATTATCACGAGAGGAATTAATTGCAAGATTTAGTAGATAA